TTTCGGGGCGAGCCCAGGTGGGCCCACAATAAGGCTGGATTAATTTCCAGCCTTTTTTATTTTTGACTCTTTTGCGCTTATCAGATGTCGGCCTGCTACATTATTTTTAGTCCTTCCTTGAATAAATTCTACACAGGAATTACTCAGGAACCTGTCCATATTAGAATCGAAAAGCATAACAAGCACCAATATGGAGCACATAGATTTACTGCAAAGGCAACTGATTGGGAACTCTACCTCCTGCTGGAAGCTCAATCCTATTCCCATGCCCGTAGAATGGAGTTAAAGATCAAAAAAATGAAAAGTGCAAAGTTTATCAGGGACCTAAAAGAAAACTTAGATATGCAATCACTCTTGATCCAACAAACAATATGAGCTCCTGACTCTCCCGACACGTCGGGACAGGTGGTCTCTGCCCACGAAAGCTTTCGGGGCGAGCCCAGGTGGGCCCACCACAATAAGGCTGGATTAGTTTCCAGCCTTTTTTATTTTTGACTCTTTTGTAC
Above is a window of Algoriphagus machipongonensis DNA encoding:
- a CDS encoding GIY-YIG nuclease family protein; the encoded protein is MSACYIIFSPSLNKFYTGITQEPVHIRIEKHNKHQYGAHRFTAKATDWELYLLLEAQSYSHARRMELKIKKMKSAKFIRDLKENLDMQSLLIQQTI